In Candidatus Eisenbacteria bacterium, the following proteins share a genomic window:
- a CDS encoding HPr family phosphocarrier protein, giving the protein MVERSVSVTNQPGIHARPAALFVKRAAQFRAEVFVRHGDLTINGKSIMGVMMLAAETGALLTISADGPDEVEAVEALVDLVHGGFGELKLGAGEERPG; this is encoded by the coding sequence GTGGTCGAGCGAAGCGTGTCCGTGACGAACCAGCCCGGCATCCATGCTCGGCCCGCGGCCCTCTTCGTCAAGAGAGCCGCCCAGTTTCGAGCCGAGGTGTTCGTGAGGCACGGCGATCTGACCATCAACGGCAAGAGCATCATGGGGGTGATGATGCTGGCGGCTGAAACGGGGGCCCTCCTGACGATCTCGGCGGATGGACCCGATGAGGTCGAGGCCGTCGAGGCCCTGGTCGATCTTGTGCACGGGGGATTCGGGGAGCTGAAGCTGGGGGCGGGCGAGGAGAGACCCGGATGA